One Phoenix dactylifera cultivar Barhee BC4 chromosome 8, palm_55x_up_171113_PBpolish2nd_filt_p, whole genome shotgun sequence genomic window carries:
- the LOC103707767 gene encoding pentatricopeptide repeat-containing protein At1g05670, mitochondrial: protein MLLRSAIKRFVRRPRIPDPRRPFSSSVIDSITTSIRPFPDYSPKKPSIRDSDLVHRVTTALKQRRSEPLHRVLSPFASRFRSDHLIWVLPHLRSDLAPVVSLLRWYRSRKNLIPTEAQAIAAHIAVASGHRGTARHLLCEGLASHKHFVEQVVYTYKYWCSDPSVFDLLFWAALEIDRIDEARNLFSHLVSYGIVVSVDVCNALLARLPVDDMLCVFVQFPVSGVQWNAKSYNIIIHGLCSIGKVGEAHRILLEMEEKGSVSPDVVSYSTLIDGYCCVGELQKAMELFDDMTTKGLKPNSFTYNSIITLLCKNGKVVEAERVLLGMVNHGVTPDTVVYTTMINGFCKNGNLPAVYRLVGEMKKSGLVPDAMTYTALIYGLSRSGKMAEAEQVFQEMLCKGLNPDEVTYTSLVDGYCKKGNMKDAFRLHNEMLQMGLIPNVVTYTALSDGLCKQGEVEAANELLHEMCAMGLELNLCTYNSLINGLCKSGNIDQAVKTMVDMEAAGISPDAYSYTTLMDAYCKAGEMDRAHSLLREMLDKGIQPSVVTFNVLMNGFCASGMLEDGKRLLGWMVEKNILPNATTYNSLMKQYCIDKNMKATTEIYRGMGAQGVMPDENTYNILIRGHCKARNMKEACYFHSELVKRGFHLRDSSYNALIKGLVRKKRLLEARKLFEEMRAVGLVADREIYNIFIDLNYGEGNVELTLELCDEALEKWHVESKTNETSKHGL, encoded by the coding sequence ATGCTCCTCCGCTCTGCGATAAAGAGGTTCGTCCGTCGCCCTCGGATCCCAGACCCCAGGCGGCCCTTCTCGTCGTCCGTCATCGACTCCATCACCACGAGCATCCGTCCCTTCCCGGACTATTCCCCCAAGAAGCCCTCCATCAGGGACTCCGATCTCGTCCACCGCGTCACCACCGCGCTCAAGCAGCGCCGCTCAGAGCCTCTCCACCGTGTCCTCAGCCCCTTTGCCTCCCGCTTCCGCTCCGACCACCTCATCTGGGTCCTCCCCCACCTCCGCTCGGACCTCGCCCCCGTCGTCTCCCTCCTCCGCTGGTACCGCTCCCGCAAGAACCTCATTCCCACGGAGGCCCAGGCCATCGCCGCCCACATCGCCGTCGCCTCTGGGCACCGTGGGACCGCGCGCCATCTCCTTTGTGAAGGCCTCGCCTCTCACAAGCATTTCGTCGAGCAGGTCGTCTACACGTACAAGTATTGGTGCTCCGACCCCTCCGTCTTCGACCTACTCTTCTGGGCGGCCCTCGAAATCGATAGGATCGATGAGGCCCGCAACCTCTTCTCCCATCTGGTCAGTTACGGTATTGTTGTCTCGGTCGACGTTTGCAATGCCCTCCTTGCCCGCCTCCCGGTCGATGACATGCTGTGTGTTTTTGTACAATTCCCTGTATCCGGTGTTCAGTGGAACGCCAAGTCGTATAATATCATAATTCACGGCCTTTGTAGCATAGGAAAGGTCGGGGAGGCTCATAGAATCCTCCTGGAAATGGAAGAGAAGGGTAGTGTCTCGCCAGATGTTGTAAGTTACAGCACCCTCATTGATGGGTACTGCTGTGTTGGGGAATTACAGAAGGCAATGGAGTTGTTTGATGATATGACTACAAAGGGACTGAAACCAAACTCTTTCACCTATAACAGTATCATCACTCTCCTGTGTAAGAATGGGAAAGTCGTGGAGGCAGAGAGGGTGCTTCTGGGAATGGTGAATCATGGAGTAACTCCTGACACAGTCGTATATACTACTATGATTAATGGCTTTTGCAAAAATGGTAATTTGCCTGCTGTGTATCGGCTAGTAGGTGAGATGAAGAAAAGTGGACTAGTTCCTGATGCCATGACTTATACTGCTCTGATTTATGGGCTTAGCCGGAGTGGAAAGATGGCCGAAGCTGAACAGGTTTTTCAGGAAATGCTCTGTAAGGGGTTGAATCCAGATGAAGTCACTTACACTTCACTTGTAGATGGATACTGCAAGAAAGGAAATATGAAGGATGCCTTCCGTCTCCATAATGAGATGTTGCAGATGGGTTTGATTCCGAATGTTGTGACTTACACTGCTCTGTCTGATGGCCTCTGTAaacagggggaggtggaggctgCAAATGAgcttttgcatgagatgtgtgCAATGGGGCTAGAGTTGAATTTGTGTACCTACAACTCACTAATAAATGGTCTTTGTAAATCTGGTAATATTGATCAGGCAGTGAAGACCATGGTGGACATGGAGGCAGCCGGAATTAGTCCAGATGCATATTCTTATACTACTTTGATGGATGCTTATTGTAAGGCCGGTGAGATGGATCGGGCCCACAGCCTCCTTCGGGAAATGCTGGATAAAGGTATCCAACCAAGTGTTGTGACTTTTAATGTTTTAATGAATGGGTTTTGTGCATCCGGGATGCTAGAAGATGGAAAGAGGCTTCTGGGATGGATGGTGGAGAAGAATATTCTGCCAAATGCCACAACCTACAATTCTCTCATGAAGCAATACTGCATTGACAAGAATATGAAAGCTACAACAGAAATATATAGAGGAATGGGCGCTCAGGGGGTGATGCCTGATGAGAACACATACAatattttgatcaggggacatTGCAAGGCAAGAAACATGAAGGAGGCATGTTATTTTCATAGCGAGTTGGTGAAGAGGGGATTTCATCTTAGAGATAGTTCCTATAATGCACTTATCAAAGGACTTGtcaggaagaagaggttgttggaagcaaggaaattgTTTGAAGAGATGAGGGCAGTGGGTTTGGTTGCTGACAGGGAGATATACAATATCTTTATTGATCTGAACTATGGTGAGGGAAATGTGGAGCTGACTCTTGAACTCTGTGATGAAGCATTAGAGAAATGGCATGTTGAATCTAAAACTAACGAAACTTCAAAACATGGATTATAA